In Streptomyces seoulensis, the following are encoded in one genomic region:
- a CDS encoding DUF3046 domain-containing protein, producing MRLTVFWQRMAEHFGAGYADSFARDHIMSELGGRTVHQALDAGWDAKDVWRVVCTVMDVPGDKR from the coding sequence ATGCGGTTGACGGTCTTCTGGCAGCGGATGGCTGAGCACTTCGGTGCGGGGTATGCCGATTCCTTCGCGCGCGATCACATCATGTCCGAGCTGGGCGGACGGACGGTGCACCAGGCGCTGGACGCCGGCTGGGACGCCAAGGACGTGTGGCGTGTGGTGTGCACGGTGATGGACGTGCCGGGGGACAAGCGCTGA
- a CDS encoding AI-2E family transporter has protein sequence MPRWLPRAMVLALALVALFQLGSWAFHELTGLLLNILIAFFLALAIEPAVSRMSARGMRRGLATFLVFLGLAVVTAGFFTLLGSMLAGQIIKMIEGFPEYLDSVINWVNQTFHLEVRRVDVQEGLLHSDWLRKYAQNSAAGVLDVSAQVLGGLFQLLTVGLFSFYFAADGPRLRRALCSVLPPARQAEVLRAWEIAVDKTGGYIYSRGLMALISGIAHYILLQALGVPYAPVLGVWVGLVSQFIPTIGTYLAGALPMLIAFTVAPWYAVWVLIFVVVYQQFENYMLQPKLTSKTVDIHPAVAFGSVIVGTALLGAVGALIAIPAVATLQAFLGAYVKRYTVTDDPRVHGHRLRRQDRPDTFIRLRLGRPRAPEPDSEG, from the coding sequence ATGCCGCGCTGGCTGCCGCGCGCCATGGTGCTCGCGCTCGCGCTGGTCGCCCTGTTCCAGCTGGGGAGCTGGGCCTTCCACGAGCTGACCGGGCTCCTCCTCAACATCCTGATCGCGTTCTTCCTGGCGCTCGCCATCGAGCCCGCCGTCAGCCGCATGTCCGCGCGCGGGATGCGCCGGGGGCTCGCCACCTTCCTGGTCTTCCTCGGCCTGGCCGTCGTCACGGCGGGCTTCTTCACCCTGCTCGGGTCGATGCTCGCGGGCCAGATCATCAAGATGATCGAGGGATTCCCCGAGTACCTCGACTCGGTCATCAACTGGGTCAACCAGACGTTCCACCTGGAGGTCCGCCGGGTCGACGTCCAGGAGGGCCTGCTCCACTCCGACTGGCTGCGCAAGTACGCGCAGAACAGCGCGGCCGGCGTCCTCGACGTGTCCGCGCAGGTGCTCGGCGGACTCTTCCAGCTCCTCACCGTCGGCCTGTTCTCGTTCTACTTCGCCGCCGACGGCCCCCGGCTGCGCCGCGCCCTGTGCTCGGTGCTGCCTCCCGCGCGGCAGGCCGAGGTGCTGCGCGCCTGGGAGATCGCCGTCGACAAGACCGGCGGCTACATCTACTCGCGCGGCCTGATGGCGCTCATCTCCGGCATCGCGCACTACATCCTGCTCCAGGCCCTCGGCGTGCCCTACGCGCCCGTGCTCGGCGTCTGGGTCGGCCTGGTCTCGCAGTTCATACCGACCATCGGCACCTACCTCGCGGGCGCGCTGCCGATGCTGATCGCGTTCACCGTGGCGCCCTGGTACGCGGTCTGGGTGCTGATCTTCGTCGTGGTCTACCAGCAGTTCGAGAACTACATGCTGCAGCCCAAGCTGACGTCCAAGACCGTCGACATCCACCCGGCCGTCGCCTTCGGCTCGGTCATCGTGGGCACCGCCCTGCTCGGCGCGGTGGGCGCCCTGATCGCCATCCCGGCGGTCGCCACGCTCCAGGCGTTCCTCGGGGCGTACGTCAAGCGGTACACCGTCACGGACGACCCGCGTGTGCACGGCCACCGACTGCGCCGGCAGGACCGCCCGGACACCTTCATCCGCCTCCGCCTGGGACGCCCACGGGCACCGGAGCCGGACTCCGAGGGCTAG